Proteins co-encoded in one Waddlia chondrophila WSU 86-1044 genomic window:
- the treS gene encoding maltose alpha-D-glucosyltransferase, with protein MMTNWYKDAIVYQLHVKCFRDSNKDGIGDFKGLTKKLDYLQNLGCTAIWLLPFYPSPLRDDGYDIADYLNVHPNYGSLKDFRTFLNEAHKRGLKIITELVINHTSDQHQWFQQSRKGKPGSQWRDYYVWSDTPDKYSEARIIFKDFETSNWTWDPVAEAYYMHRFYSHQPDLNYENPAVHQEIFNILNFWMNMGVDGMRLDAIPYLYKKEGTDCENLPETHQFLKKLRRFVDQNYPDRMLIAEANQWPEQSAAYFGNDDECHMAFNFPVMPRLYMALQMEDRFPIIDIMEQTPKPPPSCQWGIFLRNHDELTLEMVTEEERDYMYRSYAIDPQARINLGIRRRLAPLMNNATQKIHLMNVLLFSLPGSPIIYYGDEIGMGDNYYLGDRDGVRTPMQWNTDRNGGFSDGNPQKLYLPLVIDPEYHHAFVNVENQEKSPSSLLWWMRKMISVRKRYKAFSRGDIHVLSPSNSKVLAFIREYEKESILVLINLSKYPVYVNLNLSQYSGGKLKDIFGNQEFCSIKEGSVGLTVGGYGYYWLAIFPSDLELPHGDHLEELQLKKSWQDILLPEYEHTFCNRILMNYLPLCRWFQRKADKIIDISISDKTAFDSAIFLHLKVDYASHETEYYQLPISFKPGIGHEDYQHGVIAKVRFENTEGLLIDGIFDEEFRSHLLNHLILEKKQLKSRKGSITIQTTAALNKLGKAEGSQFSRVYSAEQTNNSISYGDAIIAKFFRKVENGLNPDYEIARHLTQSAKFKQTPRLLGSIQYTIKGKAPSILAMIQEFVPNGGDMWQHSLDTIRLFFENALIREPGTNFDALEESIGTHFLQTIKLLGIRTAELHLALSNDYGKEEFKPERFTWMYQKSLFQSIRSQIKKALYLLGQRYQEFDEADQRLAINLLDKQSEFEKRIADLQTRKIEAKKIRIHGDYHLGQVLYTGNDLAIIDFEGEPVMPLSERKLKKSPLQDIAGMVRSFHYASIWGFQLFEQYRGDSSSAVLPYRSRWYTTLKDLFISSYSTRLSDAEPGMIPTNPEDFQTLLFAHLIQKAAYELSYEMQSRTGKVMIPMMGLTELLEEKSG; from the coding sequence ATGATGACAAACTGGTATAAAGACGCAATTGTCTATCAATTGCATGTCAAATGCTTTCGCGATAGCAACAAAGACGGCATCGGCGATTTCAAAGGACTGACAAAAAAACTCGATTACCTGCAGAACTTAGGATGTACGGCAATCTGGCTCCTTCCCTTCTATCCGTCTCCTCTAAGAGACGATGGCTATGACATTGCCGACTATCTTAATGTCCATCCCAATTACGGCAGCTTAAAAGATTTCCGCACCTTTTTAAATGAAGCGCACAAAAGGGGCCTTAAAATCATCACAGAGCTTGTGATCAACCACACCTCCGACCAACACCAATGGTTTCAACAATCCCGCAAAGGAAAACCCGGCTCTCAGTGGAGAGACTATTACGTTTGGAGCGACACACCGGACAAATACTCTGAAGCCAGGATTATCTTCAAAGATTTCGAAACTTCCAACTGGACTTGGGATCCTGTAGCAGAGGCGTACTACATGCACAGGTTTTATTCCCATCAGCCTGATTTGAATTATGAAAACCCTGCCGTGCACCAAGAGATTTTCAATATTCTGAATTTCTGGATGAACATGGGCGTCGACGGCATGCGGCTGGATGCGATCCCCTATCTTTATAAAAAAGAGGGCACCGATTGTGAAAATCTTCCGGAAACTCATCAATTTTTGAAAAAGCTGCGCCGCTTTGTCGATCAAAACTATCCGGACCGCATGCTGATTGCCGAAGCCAATCAATGGCCGGAGCAATCAGCCGCCTATTTTGGCAATGACGACGAGTGCCATATGGCGTTCAATTTTCCGGTGATGCCCCGTCTCTACATGGCTTTGCAAATGGAAGATCGCTTCCCCATTATCGATATCATGGAACAGACCCCCAAGCCTCCTCCTTCCTGCCAGTGGGGAATTTTCTTGCGCAATCACGACGAATTAACGCTGGAAATGGTCACAGAAGAAGAGAGGGACTACATGTACCGTTCCTACGCGATCGACCCTCAAGCGCGGATCAATCTTGGTATCAGGAGAAGACTTGCCCCCTTGATGAATAACGCAACGCAAAAAATCCACCTGATGAACGTCTTGCTCTTTTCTCTTCCGGGTTCCCCAATCATCTACTATGGCGATGAGATTGGAATGGGCGACAATTACTATTTGGGCGACAGAGATGGAGTCAGAACACCGATGCAATGGAATACGGATAGAAACGGAGGATTTTCCGACGGCAACCCGCAAAAGCTTTATCTCCCTTTGGTGATCGATCCGGAATATCACCACGCTTTCGTCAACGTAGAAAATCAGGAGAAAAGCCCCTCTTCACTGCTATGGTGGATGAGAAAAATGATCAGCGTACGCAAAAGATACAAAGCTTTCAGCCGAGGAGATATCCACGTTCTGTCCCCTTCTAATTCGAAAGTGCTGGCATTCATTCGGGAATACGAGAAGGAAAGCATCCTCGTCTTGATCAATCTCTCCAAATATCCGGTCTACGTCAATCTTAATCTGAGCCAATACTCTGGAGGGAAGCTGAAAGATATTTTCGGCAACCAGGAATTTTGCTCCATTAAAGAGGGTTCCGTCGGTTTGACAGTTGGAGGCTACGGCTATTATTGGCTAGCCATTTTTCCCAGCGATTTGGAGTTGCCGCACGGGGATCACCTTGAAGAGCTTCAACTTAAGAAATCATGGCAAGACATTCTTCTGCCTGAATACGAACACACATTTTGCAATCGCATACTCATGAACTATCTTCCGTTGTGCAGATGGTTTCAAAGAAAGGCGGATAAGATTATCGACATCTCCATTTCCGATAAAACCGCGTTCGATTCTGCCATTTTTCTCCATCTTAAAGTGGACTATGCCAGCCATGAGACAGAATACTACCAGTTGCCGATTAGCTTCAAACCTGGAATCGGGCACGAAGATTATCAGCACGGGGTGATCGCAAAAGTCCGCTTCGAAAATACAGAGGGGCTTTTAATCGATGGAATCTTCGATGAAGAATTCCGCTCTCACCTTTTAAATCATTTAATTCTGGAAAAAAAACAATTGAAAAGCCGAAAAGGCTCAATAACAATACAAACAACTGCAGCTTTGAACAAGCTTGGAAAAGCAGAAGGAAGCCAATTTTCAAGAGTTTACTCCGCTGAACAGACAAACAATTCCATTTCTTACGGAGATGCAATCATTGCGAAGTTCTTCCGCAAGGTTGAAAACGGGCTTAACCCCGACTATGAAATTGCCAGGCATTTAACACAGAGCGCGAAATTCAAACAAACGCCGCGCCTGCTCGGCTCGATTCAATACACCATTAAAGGAAAAGCGCCATCCATACTCGCCATGATCCAGGAATTTGTCCCAAATGGCGGCGATATGTGGCAACATTCATTAGATACAATCAGATTATTTTTTGAAAATGCCTTAATCCGAGAACCTGGAACGAATTTCGATGCGCTCGAAGAATCTATCGGAACCCATTTTTTACAAACAATCAAGCTCTTAGGAATTCGAACGGCCGAACTCCATCTCGCCTTATCAAACGATTATGGAAAAGAGGAGTTCAAACCGGAGCGCTTCACGTGGATGTATCAAAAATCGCTTTTTCAATCCATTAGAAGCCAAATCAAGAAAGCCCTCTACCTGCTTGGTCAACGTTATCAAGAGTTCGATGAAGCAGATCAACGGCTTGCAATCAATCTTCTCGATAAACAATCAGAATTTGAAAAACGAATTGCCGACTTGCAAACCCGAAAAATCGAAGCGAAAAAAATAAGGATCCATGGCGATTACCATTTGGGTCAAGTTCTCTATACCGGCAACGATCTTGCCATCATCGATTTCGAGGGAGAGCCTGTGATGCCGCTTAGCGAAAGAAAGCTGAAAAAATCTCCGCTTCAGGATATTGCAGGAATGGTGCGTTCGTTTCATTACGCATCTATCTGGGGCTTTCAATTATTTGAACAGTACAGAGGAGACTCTTCCTCCGCTGTTTTGCCTTACAGATCGCGATGGTACACAACTCTAAAAGATCTCTTCATTTCAAGCTATTCTACAAGGCTGTCCGATGCAGAACCTGGAATGATCCCTACAAATCCGGAAGACTTCCAAACGCTGCTGTTTGCCCACCTCATTCAAAAGGCTGCCTACGAACTTTCCTACGAGATGCAAAGCCGTACAGGCAAAGTGATGATTCCCATGATGGGATTAACAGAATTATTGGAGGAAAAAAGCGGATGA
- the glgB gene encoding 1,4-alpha-glucan branching protein GlgB, which yields MKEAVAVYSLLSEKDIYLFKEGTHDRLYEKLGSHVVEVDGIKGTQFAVWAPNAESVSVIGDFNDWDRKRHQLHVRWDESGIWEGFIPGAKQGDCYKYHIASKVNGYRVEKGDPFAFFAEVPPKTGSIIWDLAYEWKSLTEERSRSDKPISIYEMHFGSWRRDEKNTPPSYREMAEWLPPYLLDMGFTHVEFMPMMEHPFYGSWGYQKTGYFSPTSRYGSPQDFMFLIESLHQAGIGVFLDWVPSHFPSDQHGLAFFDGTHLFEHEDPKKGIQPDWNSYIFNYGRNEVRSFLTSSANFWCSRYHIDGLRCDAVASMLYLDYSRKNGEWIPNAYGGNENLEAIDFLKTLNTTIYQNHPHVQMIAEESTAWPMVSRPVYLGGLGFGWKWNMGWMNDTLEYFKKDPVHRKYHHNELIFSILYAFTESFVLSLSHDEVVHGKASLLTKMPGDEWQKFANLRLLYGYMFTHPGKKLLFMGSEIAPWTEWHHEAGLEWHILDYERHAGIQRWVRDLNKAYCTLPALHQLDFSEEGFSWIDCSDWENGVLSYSRKGFDPKDTAVVILNLTPVPRENYKIGVPFSGNWQEVLNSDSHYYGGSDKGNFGRVASYPIAMHGHDYALSLTLPPLAMICLSPE from the coding sequence ATGAAAGAAGCAGTCGCCGTTTACTCGCTACTCTCTGAAAAAGATATCTATTTATTCAAAGAAGGAACGCACGATCGGCTGTATGAAAAACTTGGATCCCATGTGGTTGAAGTAGACGGAATCAAAGGCACCCAATTTGCTGTCTGGGCTCCAAATGCCGAATCTGTTTCTGTCATCGGAGACTTCAACGATTGGGATCGAAAGAGACACCAACTTCATGTCCGCTGGGATGAGTCGGGAATTTGGGAGGGGTTTATTCCCGGAGCCAAGCAAGGAGACTGCTATAAATACCACATTGCATCCAAAGTGAACGGGTACCGCGTCGAAAAAGGGGATCCTTTCGCGTTTTTTGCCGAAGTCCCGCCTAAAACGGGTTCTATTATTTGGGATCTTGCGTACGAGTGGAAAAGCCTCACGGAAGAACGGAGTAGATCCGACAAGCCGATCAGCATCTATGAGATGCACTTTGGATCCTGGAGAAGAGACGAGAAAAACACTCCGCCCTCTTACCGGGAAATGGCAGAATGGCTGCCGCCCTATCTCTTAGACATGGGATTCACTCACGTCGAATTTATGCCGATGATGGAACATCCGTTCTATGGATCGTGGGGGTACCAAAAAACTGGATATTTTTCCCCCACAAGCCGATATGGATCCCCTCAAGATTTTATGTTTCTGATCGAATCTCTGCATCAAGCAGGGATCGGCGTCTTCTTAGACTGGGTACCCTCTCATTTTCCTTCCGACCAGCATGGCCTTGCGTTTTTCGACGGCACACACCTTTTCGAGCATGAGGATCCCAAAAAAGGGATTCAACCCGACTGGAACAGCTACATTTTCAACTATGGACGCAACGAAGTACGCTCCTTTTTAACCAGCAGCGCAAATTTTTGGTGCAGCCGCTATCACATTGATGGGCTTAGATGCGATGCAGTCGCCTCGATGCTCTATCTCGACTACTCACGCAAAAATGGCGAATGGATTCCAAATGCATACGGCGGAAACGAAAATTTGGAGGCGATAGATTTTTTAAAAACTCTCAACACAACGATCTATCAAAACCATCCGCATGTCCAAATGATTGCTGAAGAATCGACCGCCTGGCCAATGGTTTCACGTCCTGTCTACCTAGGAGGGCTTGGGTTTGGCTGGAAATGGAATATGGGATGGATGAACGATACACTGGAGTATTTCAAAAAAGATCCCGTCCATCGGAAATATCACCACAATGAATTGATTTTCAGCATTTTATACGCCTTTACAGAGAGTTTTGTCCTCAGCCTTTCCCACGACGAGGTTGTGCATGGGAAAGCATCTCTTCTAACTAAGATGCCGGGTGACGAATGGCAAAAATTTGCCAACCTTAGATTATTATATGGATACATGTTCACCCATCCGGGAAAAAAGCTTCTTTTCATGGGAAGCGAAATCGCCCCTTGGACGGAGTGGCATCATGAAGCTGGCTTAGAGTGGCATATCCTGGACTATGAGAGGCATGCAGGAATTCAAAGGTGGGTCCGAGATCTCAACAAAGCTTACTGCACTCTTCCGGCGCTGCATCAACTGGATTTTTCCGAAGAGGGATTTTCATGGATTGATTGTTCGGATTGGGAAAACGGAGTGCTGAGTTATTCAAGAAAAGGATTTGATCCGAAGGATACGGCCGTTGTGATCTTAAATTTGACGCCGGTGCCGCGTGAAAATTACAAAATCGGCGTTCCTTTTTCAGGAAACTGGCAGGAAGTCCTGAACAGCGACTCCCACTACTATGGAGGCTCGGACAAAGGGAATTTCGGACGAGTGGCGTCCTATCCCATTGCCATGCATGGACACGACTACGCTTTAAGCCTCACCCTTCCCCCTCTGGCTATGATTTGTCTGTCCCCGGAATAG